Sequence from the Clostridium botulinum genome:
TAAATTTGAGTGAGGATACTAAACAGTATCCTCATTTTTTAGTACTTTTTTATCTTAATATGCACCTTTTAGAAAAATGCGAATATATTCATAAGTGCAGTATAAGTTTCAATTGAATAAAGTATAACACATATATTTTTTAGAGTTAAACATCAAAAAATATACTATTATGTAATTTTATTAAATGAATAATTTAAAAAAAATCCTGCAATAAATCGAGGTTTTTTATATTAAAAACCTTTTATAACAATCTTAATTGAAGGAACATATGATATTTATTGCAAAAATAAGAAAGTTATCATTCCATTATATGTATATATAGTGTATAATGATAAATAAATAAAAATTAAGTGGCAAAGGCAATAAGTAATAAACAAATATTAAGGGGGAGTTAAAATGTCAGTTAAAAATATAAATACAGATAAAGAAATTAATATAGTTGATACTACTCTTAGAGATGGGGAGCAAACAGCTGGAGTGGTTTTTGCTAATGCTGAAAAGATAGCAATTGCAGAAATGCTAAGCGAACTTGGAGTAGATCAATTAGAAGTTGGTATACCTACTATGGGTGGAGATGAAAAGACTGCAATAAAAGAAATTGTTAAAAGAAATTTAAAGCCAAGTATAATGGCATGGAATAGAGCTGTTATTGGGGATATAGAACAATCAATAGACTGTGGAGTTGATGCTGTAGCAGTATCTATATCAGTATCTGATATACACATTCAACACAAGCTTAAAACATCAAGAGAATGGGTGTTAGAAAATATGGTTAAGTCAGTTGAGTTTGCTAAAAAGAATGGACTTTATGTATCAGTTAATGGAGAAGATGCGTCAAGAGCTGATCAAGATTTTTTAATAGAGTTTATTCAAGCAGCACAACAAGCTGGAGCAGATAGATTTAGATATTGTGATACTGTAGGAATTATGGAGCCTTTTAAAATTCAAAAAAGAATTAAGGAACTTCATGAGACTACTAAGTTCAATATAGAAATGCATACACATAATGATTTCGGTATGGCTACTGCAAATGCTATAGCGGGAATTGAAGGTGGAGCTACACATGTGGGAGTAACTGTTAATGGTCTTGGAGAAAGAGCAGGAAATGCTGCATTAGAAGAGGTGATTATGGCATTGATGATTGTATATGGATACAAGGGAGATATTGATACAACAATGCTTAAAGATCTTTCTCAATATGTATCTAGAGCATCAGGTAGAGAGCTACCAAAGTGGAAAGCTATAGTTGGAAGTAATATGTTTGCACATGAATCTGGAATTCATGCGGATGGAGCGCTTAAGGACCCAACTAACTATGAAGCATTTGATCCAGCAATTGTAGGGTTAGAAAGACAAATAGTTATAGGAAAACACTCAGGACGTGCTGCAGTTGAAAATAAGTTTAGAGAATATGCGATAGAACTTACTAAAGATGAAGCGACAGGAATATTAGAATTAGTTAGATCAACATCAGTTAGATTGAAAAGATGTCTTTTCGATAAAGAAGTTGTTCAATTATATAAAGAATATAAAAGAATTAATAACTTATAAAATATATTTTGTTTTAGTATGGCAGTGATTTTTTAGTATAAAGCTCATGGTTAGAGAAATTTACTTTAAGAATTGTAAAAAAGCAAATTTCAATGCCATTTCATCTTTATACTAAAATATCAATATTTATCTAAAAATCGTAGAATGAAATCATAAGCAATAATAGGGGGAATAAACATGGGAGATAATTTAGTTTATAAAATTTTAAAAAATCATATTGTTGAAGGGAATTTAAAAACAGGAGAACCAATCTCTATTAAAATTGATAAAACTCTAACTCAAGATTCAACTGGAACAATGGCATATCTTCAATTAGAAGCAATGGGAATAGATAGAGTTAAAACTAAGAAATCAGTGGCTTTCATTGATCATAATATG
This genomic interval carries:
- the nifV gene encoding homocitrate synthase — protein: MSVKNINTDKEINIVDTTLRDGEQTAGVVFANAEKIAIAEMLSELGVDQLEVGIPTMGGDEKTAIKEIVKRNLKPSIMAWNRAVIGDIEQSIDCGVDAVAVSISVSDIHIQHKLKTSREWVLENMVKSVEFAKKNGLYVSVNGEDASRADQDFLIEFIQAAQQAGADRFRYCDTVGIMEPFKIQKRIKELHETTKFNIEMHTHNDFGMATANAIAGIEGGATHVGVTVNGLGERAGNAALEEVIMALMIVYGYKGDIDTTMLKDLSQYVSRASGRELPKWKAIVGSNMFAHESGIHADGALKDPTNYEAFDPAIVGLERQIVIGKHSGRAAVENKFREYAIELTKDEATGILELVRSTSVRLKRCLFDKEVVQLYKEYKRINNL